AGAGGGCGTAAACCGCCGCCTGGGTACGTGCGAGGCTCGCCTTCAGATCATCGAAGCAGGGAATGCCGAGGGCCGTGGTGAGAATATCACGCAAACCTGCGGAGATTTCGGCGTCATCCGCCGGCGATTTGCCAAGGCACAGCCGGAAGATCGATTGCAGATGATGCTGCAGCACATAGGCATCCTTCAGTGTGGCGGCGTCTGCAGCATCAAGCGCGCCGCAATCGGTGAGCCGGTCGAAGGCTGCCATCAGTTCGGGTATGAAAACGCCGGTGTGGCGTGCCCCTTCGCGCAGCATCAGATACTGGCCGATAAACTCGATATCGACGAGGCCGCCGCGCACATGCTTCACCGAGTAGAGGTTCACGGTGCCGAACTCCTTGGCGAGCCGCAGCCGCATGTCGGCAACAGCAGCCTTGAGGGCGATACCGTCGCGGGGGGCGGTCAGCACACCGTGAATGGTGCTTGTTATAGCCTTGCCGAAAGCGTCTGAGGCGATCACCACCCGCGCGCGGGTCAGGGCCATATGCTCCCATGTCCAGGCGGCTTCGGTATAATAGTCCGAGAAAGTCTTGAGTGTGACGACAATCGGCCCCTGGTTACCCGAGGGGCGCAGGCGCGTGTCGACCTCGAACAGTCGGCCTTCGGGCGTCAGTGCCGTAATTGCCGTGATGATATTCTGGCAGAGGCGCGAGAAATACTGGCTCGGCATCAGGGGGCGGTCGCCGTCTGACTGCGCATTCATGTCCGGCACGTCATACAGGAACACGATATCAAGGTCGGAAGTTTGGGTCAGCGCGCCGCCGCCATATTTGCCCATGGCAAGCACGGCAAGGCTGCCGCCGGGGAAATGTCCGTGGCGGCGGGCGAATTCCTCGGATACTGCCGGCACCAGCGCCTTAAGCGTTACATCGGCAACACGGGCAAGGGCGTGGGCGCATTCCTCGACGCCGGCGATGCCTTCAAGGCCGTGCACGCCGATGCGGAAGCGATAGTCCGCCACAAAGCGCCGGGCGATATCGAGGATATCCTGATAATCCTTGGCGCGCCGGAGCATAGATTTGAGGATGGCGGCAAGCTCGTCTTCTTCCTCCACCGGCATGAAGAAATCGGGATCAAGCACCGCATCCCAGAGGGAAGGCTTTTTGGCGAGCGTTTCAGCGAGTGCGGGCGCCAGCCCCATCACGCGGGCCAGCAGCTTGAAAAGCGAGGGGTTGGCATCGAGAAGCGAGAAAAGCTGCACACCCGCCGGTAGTTGTTCGATGAACTGGTCGAAACGGGTGAGGGCTGCCGACGGCGCGTCGGTCGCTGCAAAGGCATCGACAAGCCGGGGCAGCAGCTTCTTCATCAGGTTTTTCGAACGGTCATTCTTGAGTGCACGGTATCGGCCCCGGCGCCAGCCATCGATGATCGCGGCTATGCTCGGCACATCGCTGTAGCCAAGCTCGGTCAGCGTTGCCTCGATGGCTTCGGGTTTGGTGCGGGCGTCTTCGTCGTCGGCGCTTTGCGGCAGGAAGGCATCATAGATGGCCTTCACGGCGCGGGTGTGATCGAAAAGGGCGTCCTTGAGCTCGGCAGGGCTCGCGAACCCGCAGAAGGTGGCAAGGCGCGCGATATCGTCCGGCTCGGTCGGTATCTCGTGGGTCTGATCGTCATTGACCATCTGGATGCGATGCTCAAGCGTGCGCAGGAAAATGTAGGCTGCGGCAAGGGTATCCCTGATTTCGGGCTCAATGAGCTCCTCCGCCACCAGCGCATCCAGTGCTTCGAGTGTGCCGCGCAGGATCAGCGACGGATGCCGCCCGGCAAACAGCAGCTGATGGACCTGCGTATAAAACTCCACCTCGCGGATGCCGCCTTGCCCGAGCTTCACATTATAGCCCTCGAACGAGAGCTCCTGCTGGCCATAGTGCCGGTTGATCTGGTTCTTGATCGCGGCAATGTCGGCAAGGGCGGCGAAATCGATGGTGCGGCGCCAGATCCAGCTTGAAAGCGAGGCAAGGAAATCGGCACCCGCCTGCCGGTCTCCCGCCACTGTCGCCGCCTTGATCATGGCGGAGCGTTCCCAGTTGACGGCCATCGAATGATAGTAAACCTCGGCGGCCCCCACCGTCATGGCGAGCGGGTTGGAGGCAGGATCAGGTCGAAGACGCAGGTCGGTCCGGAAGACATAACCGTCGCCGGTGCGCTTCTCCATCATCTCGATCAGGTCCCGGGCGAGGCGGACATAACAGTCGCCCAGCGTTTTGCGGCCGGTGTAGCTGATCGCTTCGGGCTCGTAGAACAGGATGAGGTCAATGTCGGATGAATAGTTTAGCTCGCCGGCGCCAAGCTTGCCCATGCCAAGGACAAAAAAGCCGGTGCCCGCCGACAGGCGCGGGCTGACGGATTCGGGCTCGCCACGCGGCCATCCGAGTTCACCCGCCCGCATGCGGATTTCCAGCAGGTGGGCGACCGCGAGGTCGAGCGCTTTGGAGGCAAAATCGCTGAGGGCAGCAGTGACCTTTAAAAGCGGCCATTCGCCGCTCACGTCGGCAAAAGCTGTGATCAGCGCCACATCTGCCTTTGCCTGCCGCAACACCGCCATCAGGCTTGCGGTATTCTCGCCCTCCAGCCTGTCTGCATCCAGTACTGCGAAAACGCTGGCGAGGCAGGCGTCCGGCCCTTCGGCCAGAACCCGGATCGCGGTGGCAGGGCGGCGACGGGCGGTGGTGGCGAGGAACGGGCTGTTACCGAACACAGCATCAGCGAGTGCGCGGTTCGCGGGCAGGGGATCACCATTCTCTGCCGCGACTTCACAAAGGATTGCCCAGATTTCGTCCGTATTTGCTGTATCATGGGGATTGGGATATGGACTGTGACAGGCGGTCATGCTCTAACCCATGGCAGAAGGGGACGTGTCCCGCCAGTCTTTCGTGTTGGACCGATGAAATCAAGCAAAGTGGCTATCGGCAGAGTTCCTGATCACCCCAAGATGAGCATCCGATGCTGATCCGTTCCTGTATGTTCGCAGGCAGGGCGCTCGTTTGGGCCGTAACACTCGTTGTCGTGATCGCGTGCCTTGTGACGGCACGGTTGGTGATCGCGCCGATCGATCTTGGCTTTGCGCGCGGGATGATCGAGGCTCGCGTCGAATCCCTCCTGCCCGGATGGCACATCAAGTACGACAGCGCCGAGGTCGGCTGGGACTGGCGCGGCGTGCGGCCTTGGGTGGAGATGAAAGGCGTCGCAATCGATGATGGTGCCGCACGCGGGCGTATCCGTATCCCGGAAATGGCTGTGGGCCTCAGCCGCAGCACGCTTCTTGGCAATATCGGGATCGCGACCGTGCGGCTCGACAGGCCAAACGTGCATTTCGAAAAGCTTGATGCGCTGATGGGTCAGCAAAACGGCCCCAATCCGTTCAAGGACCTGATGGCCGATGGCCGCCCGGTCCGGCCCGACCTTGCAGGCCCTTTCACCCATATCGTCTCCGGCCTTGCCAGCCAGTTGATGAAGGATATTTCCGACCTCAGTTCGGTCGAATTTCGCCAGCTTCATCTGACCATTGCAGGGAATGAAACCCGCGCCGCCACGGACCTGATGATTTCCCGCATTACCTTCGGGCAGGATGGCCGGCGGCTGGATTTCGATATCCGTGGTGATCTTGCGATTGGCGACATGCCGGCGTCACTTGGCATTACCGCCACAAGCTATCCTGAAGACGAGACGCTCGACCTGATGGTGCGCGTCGGGAAGCTGGTGCCGGCTGAACTCGCGCGCCATATGGAAGCGCCGGAAGTCGTTTCCTATTTCGATCTGCCGGTCGATGTGCAGGCGAGCCTCAGCCTATCGACTGCCATCGGGCTTGAATCCGCTGATGTTGAAGTCAGCCTTGGTGATGGGCGCCTTTCACACGTAACCGCTTTCCCCGATGGCTCGCCGGTGCCCTACGGCGAAATCCGCGCCTACTGGCAGCCGGACGAAAAGGCTTTCGAGATTGAAAAGGTGGAAGTTGCCGCTGGCAAGCGCGTCGTGAAGGGCGACGGGCTTGTCTATTGGGTGGACGCCAGCGACACGCCGGGCGTTCAAATGAATGCGACCATCGACGAGGCGACGATCCCCGAAGTGCTGTCCTATTGGCCGATCAAGGTCGATGAGGAAGGCAATGAACGCGGCGCTCGTGTTTGGGTGAAAGAGCATATCTCGAAGGGCACGGCAAGGCGCGGCAAGTTCGAATTCTATATGCTGCCGGATGGCAGCGGCGGTTTGTTCGACAAGCACTATCTGGCGCTTTCCTTCAGCCTCGACGATGTGACGACCAGCTATCTGAACGATATGGCGCCGGTTTCCTCGATCAGCGGACGCGGGCTCCTCACCGAAGACAGGCTTGATATCGCCATCGACCGCGGCGTGATCATGGATATGCCGCTTTATGGGTCGCGCGTGCTGCTGACCGACATTGATGTTAAGAATGGCGCAAAGGGTCAGTTCGATATTCGTGTGAAAGGCGGGGTTGATCAAATCCTCGCCCTTGTGACGCCACCGCCGGTGCGCGTGGCGGATCGTATCGGCATCGATCTCGCCCGGCTTGGCGGCGAGGCCGAGCTTTTCGCCAGCATCAAGGTGCCGCTTATCAAGGATATGCCCGCCGACGCTGTTCGCTATGACGTGGCGGCGGATATAACGGATGCGCGGGTTTCCGATCTCCTCGGCGGCGAGGGCATCCGCAATGGCGCCTTGCGGCTGGAACTTGATAACGACCGGATCGACGTAGCGGGCGACGCACGCTTCAACGGTGTGCCGATGCGCCTGCACTGGAAGGAAGATTTCGCGGCTGGCCGCAAGGACGCCGAGGCGGAAACCACCCTTGTCGAACTGTCGGGTCGGCTGGATCACAACGGCCTCAAGGCCTTCGGATTGAATTTCGATACCTATATCAATGGCGACATGCGCGCGGATGCCAGCTTCACCGGCCGCAATTTCAAATTCACCAAAGGCAGCTTCAAGGCAGACGTGACGGCGACGCGCGTGATGGTGCCTGAACTTGCATGGGCGAAGGCAGCGGGCGTGAAGGCAACGGCCGCCGGGCTTATCGAATTTGAAGCTGACGGCAGTACGCGGGTGGCGCCGATGTCGTTGAAGGGCGATGGGATCGATGCCGATGCGCTCTTTATCTGGGGTGCGCCGGATACGGGCCGTTTCGAACTCAGCTTCGATGCTCGCGCGCTTGATAACAACCGGTTGAGTGGCATTGTGGTGCGCACGGCGGGTGACCAGCCCTACCGGGTTGAAGTCGCCGCCGAGCGGCTCGACCTTTCAGGTTTCCTCGGGTCAGACCTTGAAGACGAGCCGGTGTCACCAGCCGTGCAGGCGGCAGAAGGGGAGCCGACACCAACCATTGACCTCAGCCTGCATGCAGACCGGGTTGACCTCCTGAACGGTGAAACGCTGCAGGACCTGCAGCTTGATACATTGTTCCTGAACGGCGCCCCGACCGCGACCGACCTGACGGCGATCCTTTCGGGCGGCGATGTCGGGCTGACGATCAGCGCGGACGTCAACGGCGACAATACAATCCGGCTGAAGGCCGCAGATGGCGGTGCCTTCGTACGCGGCCTTGGCTATTTCAGCCATCTTGATGGCGGCGCGCTTGATCTTTCCGGCGAGACAAGCGGCTGGGGCCGCACCCTGCGCCTGGACGGCGAGGCGAAGATCGCCAAATCGTTGATGGTGCCGACCGCCAAGCTTGATCCAGCCGTTCAGAAAGGCACCATGCCGGCGCTCGACAAGCAGCTTGGCGACGATGGTATTCCGCTTGACCAGATCAATATGAAATTCCGCCTGCGTCACGGGCTTCTGGATATCGACGACCTGAAAGCCAACGGCGCCTCGCTTGGCGTGACGCTAGCGGGCCAGGTGGATGCGATCCAGAAGAAGGTGAATGTGAACGGCGTAATCGTGCCCGCCTATGGCATCAATGCAGTAGTCGGCAAAATCCCGCTGATCGGTGCGATCCTGACCGGCGGCGAAGGCAAGGGCGTCATCGGCATCACCTACCGGGTGAAGGGCATGACCGATAATCCGGAAGTCTCCGTGAATGCACTATCCGGCCTTGCACCCGGCTTCCTGCGCTTCTTCTTCGAAGGCGCCAAGGGCAAGGTCGCGACCGTCAAGACACCAGATGCACCACCTGCCGCCGAAGGTGAGGCGCCGAAGGTGGAAGAAGCCCCGGTCGAGGATTTGCCGGATCAGGAAGCAGCCGAAGAAGAAAAGCCGGACAGTGGAAACGAAGAACCGGCCGAAACGCCCGAGGCGCCGACCGGTTCCGAAACCCAAGCTGAATAGGTTAAGAGCCTAACCTTCGAGGGAGAGAAGACCGTGGTTCTTCTTGCCCTTCGAAAGCTTGATCTTGCCGTCGATCAGTTCGGTGCCAGCGTCGATCACGGCATCAACATCGCTGACTGCATTGTTGTTCACCTTCACCGCGCCCTGCTGAATCTGGCGGCGCGCATCGCCCTTGGAGCTGGCGAGGCCAAGGCCGACAAGGGCGTCCACAAGGCTCGTGCCCGCTTTCACACTGATGGTCGGCAGGTCTTCACCGGCACCACCTTTTTCGAACACTTCGCGGGCTGTGGCTTCGGCGGCTTCGGCAGCGGCACGGCCACGGCAAAGCGTGGTGGCCTCGTTGGCGAGCACGGCCTTGGCATGGTTGATTTCCGATCCGCCAAGCGCTTCAAGGCGCGCGACTTCATCCATCGGCAGCTCGGTGAAGAGGCGCAGGAACTTGCCAACGTCGGCATCCTGCGTATTGCGCCAGAATTGCCAGTAATCATAAGCCGGCAGCTGCGCTTCATTGAGCCAAACGGCGCCAGCGGCGGTTTTGCCCATCTTCTTGCCGTCGGCAAGGGTGACAAGCGGCGTGGTGAGGCCAATGACATGCGCGCCGTCCGTACGGCGGGTCAGTTCCATGCCGTTCACGATATTGCCCCACTGGTCCGAGCCGCCCATCTGCAGCACGCACTTGTGGCGGCGGTGCAGTTCCATGAAGTCATAGGCCTGCAGGATCATGTAGTTGAATTCGAGGAAGGTCATCGGCTGCTCACGCTCAAGCCGCAGCTTCACGCTATCGAAGGTGAGCATCCGATTGATCGTGAAGTGGGTGCCGACATCGCGCAGCATTTCAATGTAGGAAAGCTTAGAGAGCCAGTCGTCGTTATTCACCATGATGGCGTCCGAGCCGGTGTCGCCGAAGGTCAGGAACTGGCTGAAGATCGAGCGAATGCCATCCAT
The Gimibacter soli DNA segment above includes these coding regions:
- a CDS encoding bifunctional [glutamine synthetase] adenylyltransferase/[glutamine synthetase]-adenylyl-L-tyrosine phosphorylase, whose amino-acid sequence is MTACHSPYPNPHDTANTDEIWAILCEVAAENGDPLPANRALADAVFGNSPFLATTARRRPATAIRVLAEGPDACLASVFAVLDADRLEGENTASLMAVLRQAKADVALITAFADVSGEWPLLKVTAALSDFASKALDLAVAHLLEIRMRAGELGWPRGEPESVSPRLSAGTGFFVLGMGKLGAGELNYSSDIDLILFYEPEAISYTGRKTLGDCYVRLARDLIEMMEKRTGDGYVFRTDLRLRPDPASNPLAMTVGAAEVYYHSMAVNWERSAMIKAATVAGDRQAGADFLASLSSWIWRRTIDFAALADIAAIKNQINRHYGQQELSFEGYNVKLGQGGIREVEFYTQVHQLLFAGRHPSLILRGTLEALDALVAEELIEPEIRDTLAAAYIFLRTLEHRIQMVNDDQTHEIPTEPDDIARLATFCGFASPAELKDALFDHTRAVKAIYDAFLPQSADDEDARTKPEAIEATLTELGYSDVPSIAAIIDGWRRGRYRALKNDRSKNLMKKLLPRLVDAFAATDAPSAALTRFDQFIEQLPAGVQLFSLLDANPSLFKLLARVMGLAPALAETLAKKPSLWDAVLDPDFFMPVEEEDELAAILKSMLRRAKDYQDILDIARRFVADYRFRIGVHGLEGIAGVEECAHALARVADVTLKALVPAVSEEFARRHGHFPGGSLAVLAMGKYGGGALTQTSDLDIVFLYDVPDMNAQSDGDRPLMPSQYFSRLCQNIITAITALTPEGRLFEVDTRLRPSGNQGPIVVTLKTFSDYYTEAAWTWEHMALTRARVVIASDAFGKAITSTIHGVLTAPRDGIALKAAVADMRLRLAKEFGTVNLYSVKHVRGGLVDIEFIGQYLMLREGARHTGVFIPELMAAFDRLTDCGALDAADAATLKDAYVLQHHLQSIFRLCLGKSPADDAEISAGLRDILTTALGIPCFDDLKASLARTQAAVYALYQSMLGDDRNDTENDQRNAT
- a CDS encoding YhdP family protein translates to MLIRSCMFAGRALVWAVTLVVVIACLVTARLVIAPIDLGFARGMIEARVESLLPGWHIKYDSAEVGWDWRGVRPWVEMKGVAIDDGAARGRIRIPEMAVGLSRSTLLGNIGIATVRLDRPNVHFEKLDALMGQQNGPNPFKDLMADGRPVRPDLAGPFTHIVSGLASQLMKDISDLSSVEFRQLHLTIAGNETRAATDLMISRITFGQDGRRLDFDIRGDLAIGDMPASLGITATSYPEDETLDLMVRVGKLVPAELARHMEAPEVVSYFDLPVDVQASLSLSTAIGLESADVEVSLGDGRLSHVTAFPDGSPVPYGEIRAYWQPDEKAFEIEKVEVAAGKRVVKGDGLVYWVDASDTPGVQMNATIDEATIPEVLSYWPIKVDEEGNERGARVWVKEHISKGTARRGKFEFYMLPDGSGGLFDKHYLALSFSLDDVTTSYLNDMAPVSSISGRGLLTEDRLDIAIDRGVIMDMPLYGSRVLLTDIDVKNGAKGQFDIRVKGGVDQILALVTPPPVRVADRIGIDLARLGGEAELFASIKVPLIKDMPADAVRYDVAADITDARVSDLLGGEGIRNGALRLELDNDRIDVAGDARFNGVPMRLHWKEDFAAGRKDAEAETTLVELSGRLDHNGLKAFGLNFDTYINGDMRADASFTGRNFKFTKGSFKADVTATRVMVPELAWAKAAGVKATAAGLIEFEADGSTRVAPMSLKGDGIDADALFIWGAPDTGRFELSFDARALDNNRLSGIVVRTAGDQPYRVEVAAERLDLSGFLGSDLEDEPVSPAVQAAEGEPTPTIDLSLHADRVDLLNGETLQDLQLDTLFLNGAPTATDLTAILSGGDVGLTISADVNGDNTIRLKAADGGAFVRGLGYFSHLDGGALDLSGETSGWGRTLRLDGEAKIAKSLMVPTAKLDPAVQKGTMPALDKQLGDDGIPLDQINMKFRLRHGLLDIDDLKANGASLGVTLAGQVDAIQKKVNVNGVIVPAYGINAVVGKIPLIGAILTGGEGKGVIGITYRVKGMTDNPEVSVNALSGLAPGFLRFFFEGAKGKVATVKTPDAPPAAEGEAPKVEEAPVEDLPDQEAAEEEKPDSGNEEPAETPEAPTGSETQAE
- the tyrS gene encoding tyrosine--tRNA ligase, with translation MSASHIDFLRILKERGFVHQITDEAALADQLKKGPITAYIGFDCTAPSLHVGSLVQIMMLRWLQKTGNKPIVLMGGGTTRIGDPTGRDESRKMLTDADINANMDGIRSIFSQFLTFGDTGSDAIMVNNDDWLSKLSYIEMLRDVGTHFTINRMLTFDSVKLRLEREQPMTFLEFNYMILQAYDFMELHRRHKCVLQMGGSDQWGNIVNGMELTRRTDGAHVIGLTTPLVTLADGKKMGKTAAGAVWLNEAQLPAYDYWQFWRNTQDADVGKFLRLFTELPMDEVARLEALGGSEINHAKAVLANEATTLCRGRAAAEAAEATAREVFEKGGAGEDLPTISVKAGTSLVDALVGLGLASSKGDARRQIQQGAVKVNNNAVSDVDAVIDAGTELIDGKIKLSKGKKNHGLLSLEG